One genomic region from Marinomonas maritima encodes:
- a CDS encoding methyl-accepting chemotaxis protein, translated as MSNLSVKTKFIILILSIIIIFLVALSLIKTKSTELAHRFDRFYEENHNVSLNLERVKEAQVSIVLNVRGLQIAYLLSLDKQIPSYLETISKNYSTTPSLLSELNKGLSNKPDVSKKLQTLLNDFQNKTKTFVSAMENSADHKAPFPVFSAFIGSYEDLMKYFATLTDKTNTEVIEAKQQTEGVVSEIEIGFWISILVSLIISITLGYLISNNIVRGILVVRNAAQNMAQGYLNKPVKVSGNDEIAELGNAINASAKNLRSVISSVLSSVDKVNENSQEVLKVNKDVGEHSVHIMDNTTQVVIALDQMSANNRTIADNTQQSAAAASDIRVVAQNSLVTANDTLEAINQLVSSLKDTGTVVTQLRQETTNIETILDVIRSIAEQTNLLALNAAIEAARAGEQGRGFAVVADEVRTLAQRSQDSVNEIETLLAQLSTASGQAVNRMEVSLALVESSKDQVKQTNELTSTILLGIERISEQTQQIARSAEEQTKVSDDITQKMHVVQRLTKQSADIAKRSGLDMVQSSVDVQQQLNFFKL; from the coding sequence ATGAGCAATTTGTCTGTTAAAACAAAATTCATTATCCTCATTTTATCCATCATCATTATATTTTTAGTGGCCTTAAGTTTAATAAAAACCAAAAGTACAGAATTAGCACATCGCTTCGATCGATTCTATGAAGAGAACCACAATGTCTCGCTCAATTTAGAGCGTGTTAAAGAAGCACAGGTTAGCATCGTTCTCAATGTGCGAGGCTTGCAGATTGCCTATCTACTTTCACTAGACAAACAGATTCCTAGTTATTTAGAAACCATTTCAAAAAATTACAGCACAACCCCTTCACTTCTTTCTGAGCTAAATAAAGGTCTTTCCAACAAGCCAGATGTATCCAAGAAGCTTCAAACACTACTCAATGATTTCCAAAACAAAACAAAAACCTTTGTCAGCGCCATGGAAAACTCAGCAGATCATAAAGCGCCTTTCCCAGTGTTTTCCGCTTTTATAGGCTCTTACGAGGACTTGATGAAGTACTTTGCAACGCTCACTGACAAAACAAACACAGAAGTAATAGAAGCAAAACAGCAAACAGAAGGCGTTGTATCAGAGATTGAAATCGGCTTTTGGATTTCTATTTTAGTCTCGCTTATCATTTCCATCACACTTGGCTACCTAATTTCCAACAACATAGTCCGTGGTATTTTGGTTGTTCGTAACGCGGCACAGAATATGGCGCAAGGCTATCTTAATAAACCAGTAAAAGTGTCAGGAAACGATGAAATTGCTGAGCTTGGTAATGCGATCAATGCATCAGCTAAAAACCTACGCTCTGTTATCTCTAGTGTTCTCAGCTCGGTAGACAAGGTAAATGAAAACAGCCAAGAAGTACTCAAAGTAAATAAAGACGTGGGTGAGCATTCTGTCCACATTATGGACAACACCACTCAAGTGGTTATCGCGTTAGATCAAATGTCAGCCAATAACCGCACCATTGCTGATAACACACAACAATCGGCTGCAGCGGCCAGTGACATTAGAGTTGTCGCCCAAAATAGCTTAGTCACAGCAAACGACACTTTAGAAGCGATAAATCAGCTAGTTTCTTCGTTGAAGGATACAGGAACCGTTGTGACTCAACTGCGCCAAGAAACAACAAACATCGAAACCATATTGGACGTTATTCGAAGCATTGCCGAACAAACAAACCTACTGGCTCTTAATGCCGCTATAGAAGCGGCTCGCGCAGGTGAGCAAGGCCGTGGATTCGCGGTTGTTGCTGATGAGGTTAGAACGTTAGCACAACGCTCTCAAGACAGCGTTAATGAGATTGAAACCCTTTTGGCACAATTAAGTACGGCGAGCGGCCAAGCCGTCAATCGTATGGAAGTCAGCTTAGCGTTAGTAGAATCGTCAAAAGACCAAGTAAAGCAAACCAACGAACTCACCAGCACTATTTTACTAGGTATTGAGCGAATATCAGAGCAAACACAACAAATTGCACGTTCGGCAGAAGAACAAACAAAAGTATCCGATGACATCACACAAAAAATGCACGTGGTACAGCGTTTGAC
- a CDS encoding sugar transporter — protein sequence MISTFSSENTVSRRVQYLRVFVLGFSAFIFNTTEFVPVGLLSDIAQSFSVSSAQVGWMLTVYAWIVALMSLPMMLLTRKLERKTLLIWLFSLFIVSHILSVVAWNFTILLISRIGIALAHALFWSITASIAIRVAPQGKHTFALSVLATGTGLAMVLGVPAGRIIGQLFGWRTTFAFIAIVALIIMLALYRLLPSLPSLFSGSLSKVPEVLRNRVLLGMYLFIFIIFCAHYTAYSYIEPFLSEVGFASGGFTTLILLLFGAAGIVGSIMFSYFGEKANSVMMISSVVAMSCCMATLYFVAENASLLMVSILFWGASIMIIGLSMQIRVLNVDPMASDIIMSLYSGIINLGIGAGALIGGQIIHYAGLANVGFTGALLGMCALAVVVSLLRRIRGVGV from the coding sequence ATGATATCAACTTTTTCTTCTGAGAATACGGTCTCACGTCGTGTTCAATATTTGCGTGTTTTTGTTCTGGGCTTTAGTGCCTTTATTTTTAATACCACGGAGTTTGTTCCGGTTGGTTTGTTATCAGACATCGCGCAGAGTTTTTCGGTATCGTCGGCTCAAGTGGGTTGGATGTTGACGGTTTATGCTTGGATTGTGGCTTTGATGTCGCTACCTATGATGCTGCTGACGCGTAAGCTAGAGCGTAAAACTCTGTTGATATGGCTATTTTCGTTGTTTATTGTCAGCCATATTTTGTCGGTGGTGGCGTGGAATTTTACGATTTTATTAATCAGCCGGATTGGTATCGCGCTTGCGCACGCGTTGTTTTGGTCTATTACCGCGTCGATTGCGATTCGTGTTGCCCCGCAGGGTAAGCATACGTTTGCTTTGAGTGTATTGGCGACGGGAACGGGACTTGCAATGGTATTGGGTGTGCCAGCAGGGCGTATTATTGGTCAGTTGTTTGGCTGGCGTACTACGTTTGCTTTTATTGCCATTGTCGCTTTAATCATCATGTTGGCTTTATACCGTTTGTTGCCGAGCTTACCCAGTTTGTTTTCAGGCTCGTTGAGCAAAGTGCCCGAAGTACTGCGCAATCGCGTCTTGCTTGGTATGTATTTGTTTATCTTCATTATTTTCTGCGCCCATTATACGGCTTACAGCTATATTGAACCGTTTTTAAGCGAGGTAGGCTTTGCGAGTGGCGGTTTTACCACGCTGATTTTGCTGCTGTTTGGTGCGGCGGGGATTGTCGGCAGTATTATGTTTAGCTACTTTGGTGAGAAAGCGAACAGCGTGATGATGATTTCAAGCGTCGTAGCAATGTCTTGTTGCATGGCGACCTTGTATTTTGTGGCTGAAAATGCGTCTTTGTTGATGGTCAGCATTTTGTTCTGGGGCGCATCGATCATGATTATTGGGTTAAGTATGCAGATCCGAGTATTGAATGTGGACCCGATGGCCTCCGATATTATTATGTCTTTGTATTCTGGCATTATTAACCTTGGTATTGGAGCGGGTGCGCTGATTGGTGGTCAAATTATCCATTATGCCGGTTTGGCGAACGTTGGCTTTACGGGGGCTTTGCTTGGCATGTGTGCGCTTGCGGTGGTGGTGTCTTTATTACGACGAATAAGAGGCGTCGGTGTTTAG
- a CDS encoding GGDEF domain-containing protein, with amino-acid sequence MNKPSPIKKTGYKQLSLIKKLAILLLMVIVLFIGIGTLLQTKLEQTQSILNDLTFNTIPAMTNANQSAIKSSELLSALELLTSSNTPVERRIAEFEVNKKLNETQEQANKASYSQNEFHLLKTIQEEMNNLNRLIDTKLDVAEQITKKRKELAELKYKTDSMYKEHIGQTPLDEMQKTKWNMTFLELMMLVYEVGSTVKLNELRDIQHTIELELSHLDSISEETSPALKAQLLPLNTAIINLLIREQGLLALQENHLKMIGRARGREHFIRNLISDYSNITNQFSLNKNQYLKDKILTLSNGVYTQEAWFVGGFILLAAMICTILALYTHAIKRLRILTRRIHNMTAEPVTSHSSKDEIDELFHAFDQFSDTINTQNQRLKTLSLTDSLTNIANRRAFDQRLAYELSSDRVIQTDLSVVLIDVDFFKQYNDTYGHASGDEALQKIAMMLSHTIQSSTNMIARCGGEEFVAILPNKTAKEANLVAQHIMQAINLANIKHSMSKISDRITISLGVATRIKGEVSDIDTLMKKADIALYYSKNQGRNRATHIDDIEEVQDN; translated from the coding sequence ATGAATAAACCGTCACCCATAAAAAAAACAGGCTATAAACAACTCAGCTTAATCAAAAAATTGGCTATTTTATTGTTGATGGTCATCGTGCTTTTTATTGGTATTGGTACCCTATTACAAACAAAATTGGAGCAAACCCAGTCCATACTAAATGACTTAACCTTCAATACTATCCCTGCGATGACCAACGCCAATCAAAGCGCGATTAAGTCCAGTGAACTTTTGTCGGCCCTAGAGCTATTAACATCATCCAATACGCCCGTAGAGCGCAGGATTGCGGAGTTTGAGGTCAACAAAAAGCTCAATGAAACCCAAGAGCAAGCCAACAAAGCCAGCTACAGTCAAAATGAGTTTCATCTTCTAAAAACCATTCAAGAGGAAATGAACAACCTCAACCGTCTTATTGATACTAAGCTCGACGTCGCAGAGCAAATCACAAAAAAACGAAAAGAGCTGGCGGAGCTAAAATACAAAACGGATAGTATGTACAAAGAGCACATAGGGCAAACGCCTCTAGATGAAATGCAAAAAACCAAATGGAACATGACTTTTTTAGAATTGATGATGCTCGTCTACGAAGTAGGAAGTACGGTCAAACTCAATGAACTACGAGATATACAACACACGATTGAATTAGAATTGAGCCATTTAGACTCTATCTCGGAAGAAACATCACCCGCATTAAAAGCACAACTACTTCCATTAAATACCGCGATAATCAATCTTTTAATACGTGAGCAGGGGCTTCTTGCGTTACAAGAAAATCATCTAAAAATGATTGGCCGAGCCCGTGGTAGAGAGCATTTCATTCGAAACTTAATCAGCGATTACAGCAACATTACAAATCAGTTCTCACTGAATAAAAACCAGTACCTGAAAGATAAAATTTTAACGCTTTCAAATGGTGTGTATACCCAAGAGGCATGGTTTGTTGGTGGTTTTATATTATTGGCGGCAATGATATGTACCATTCTGGCACTTTATACCCACGCCATAAAGCGTCTTAGAATATTGACTCGAAGAATACATAATATGACAGCTGAGCCGGTTACCTCTCATTCCAGTAAGGATGAGATTGATGAACTGTTTCATGCTTTTGATCAATTCTCAGACACCATTAATACGCAAAATCAACGCCTCAAAACACTGTCGTTGACAGACAGTCTAACCAACATAGCGAACAGACGCGCTTTTGACCAACGCTTGGCCTACGAACTGTCTAGCGACAGGGTTATCCAAACCGACCTGTCGGTTGTGTTAATAGACGTCGATTTTTTCAAGCAATACAACGACACGTATGGCCATGCTAGTGGGGATGAAGCCTTACAAAAAATTGCGATGATGCTAAGTCATACAATTCAAAGCAGTACGAACATGATTGCCCGTTGCGGCGGCGAAGAGTTCGTCGCCATACTTCCAAACAAAACGGCGAAAGAAGCCAATCTTGTTGCACAACATATTATGCAAGCCATAAATTTAGCGAACATAAAGCACAGCATGAGCAAGATCTCAGATAGAATCACAATAAGCCTAGGCGTTGCCACCAGAATCAAAGGAGAGGTCTCCGACATAGACACCCTGATGAAAAAAGCCGACATTGCGCTTTATTACTCGAAAAACCAAGGTCGAAACCGAGCAACGCATATCGATGATATAGAAGAGGTGCAAGATAACTAA